The genomic interval CATCTGGAACAGCCGCGCGACACCGGCAGAGTCGGGGATCACACCGTGCTTGACCTCCGGCAGCATCATCCTGGCGTCGTCCGCCGCGATGCGCAGGTCGCACAGCAGCGCCCGCTCGAACGACCCACCGATGACCCACCCCTTCAAGGCGACGACGACCGGCGCGGGCATCGTCAGGAGCAGGCGCGTGTAGCGGTGCCCCCGCGCGATGTAGTCGAGGTCGCTGACCCCGTCGGGGCGCTGACCGAGCTCCTCCGTATCACGTCCCGACGAGAAGCTGGGACCCTCGCCCCGCCACACGATCGCGCGGACGCTCCGGTCGTCGTGGAGCCGCTCCCACGCCGCGAACAGCTCGTCGTCCATGGCGTCGGTGAACGCGTTGTGCCGTTCGGGGCGATCGAGCGTGAGTACCGCCACGTCGCCGTCACGCTCGAGCCGAACCGTCTCCGCTGTCACGGACCCTGCTCCTGGCCTAGCCTGGGGACGGCGAACGCTACTCGGCGCAGGGCCCGATCCGAGGGGGACTCGGGAGACGCCGGGTCAGGGCGCCACGTCGGATCGACAGCGGAGTGACGGATGCTCGAGGCCAGGACCCTGTGGGAGCTCATCAGCAAGCGTGCGGACGCCACGCCTGACGCGCCGATGGTCATCGACGACACCGGCCGGGAGCTGACCTTCGGCGAGTACGCCGAACGCGTCGAACGTGTGGGGGTCGGTCTCCAGGCCTGGAACGTCAAGGCGGGCGATGTCGTGTCGTGGCAGCTGCCGACATGGCAGGAGTCGATGCTCATCGTCGGGGCGCTGTCGCGCATGCGCGTCATCCAGAACCCGATCCTGCACATCTACCGGGAACGCGAGGTCGGCTTCATCGTGCGCGAGGCCCAGACCAAGCTCCTCATCGTCCCCGAGGAGTTCGGCGGCTTCGACTTCGCCTCGTTCGCTCGCGGCATCGCGGCCGACGTCGAGGGGCTCGATGTCAAGCTCATCACCCGACCCGGCCTGGCCGAGGTCGATCAGCTCGAGGACCTGCCGAAGCCACCTCGGACCGACTTCGAGGACGAGGCTCCGGTGCGTTGGTACTTCTACACCTCCGGGACCACCGCCAACCCCAAGGGGGCGCAGCACACCGACGCGACGATCATGGCGGTGTCGCGTGGCATGTGCGAATCCCTGGAGCTGACCCCGGACGATCGCTCCGCGCTGGTGTTCCCCTTCCCGCACATCGGCGGGATCATCTGGCTCTTCTCGAGCCTGCTCGTCGGATTCCCGAACGTCATCGACCAGGCTTTCAACCCCGAAACGACCATCGGGTTCCTCGACGGTCAGGACGTCACGCTCGCCGGCGCGGGCACGTACTTCCACCAGGCCTACCTCGCCGCGAAGAAGGAGAACGCGAAGCTGTTCAGCTCCGTCCGCGGCTTCCCCGGCGGCGGCGCCCCCAAGCCCCCACAGCTCCACCACGCGATGAGGGAAGCGTGGCCGGACAGCGCCGGGATCCTCAGCGGGTACGGGCTCACCGAGGCGCCCATCCTCACCATGGCCACGCCCGACGACGAGGACGAGGCGCTCGCGAACACCGAGGGCCGGGCCATGCCCGGCGTCGAACTCAAGCTCGTGACCCTCGACGGCGAGGTCGCGACAGCCGGCGAGGAGGGCGAGGTCCGCGCCAAGGCGCCGCAGCTCATGGTGGGCTACCTCGACGCCAGCCTCGGCGAGGAGGCGTTCGACGAGGACGGCTTCTTCCGCACCGGCGACCTGGGCAAGCTCGACGAGGACGGGTTCCTGACGATCACGGGCCGTGTCAAGGACGTCATCATCCGCAAGGGCGAGAACATCTCCGCCAAGGAGGTCGAGGACGTGCTGTACGACCACGACGCCATCGCCGACGTGGCCGTCATCGGACTGCCCGATGACGAGACCGGCGAGCGCGCGTGCGCGGTGCTGGTCGTGGCCGACGGGGCCGACGCCCCGACGCTCCCCGACGTCCAGGGGTTCCTGGAGCAGCAGAAGCTCAACAAGCGCAAGTGGCCCGAGCAGGTCGAGGTCGTCGACGCGCTCCCCCGCAGCCCCGCCGGCAAGGTCCTGAAGTTCGAGTTGCGTGACCGCTTCGCCGGGACGGAGCGACCCCAGCCAGTTGCCTCCGACGACGCCGACGAGCAAGCCGCGGAGGAGAAGTCGGCCAAGGACGAGTCGAGCGCCAAGAAGAAGACCAAGAAGAAGACGAAGAAGTCCTCGAAGGGCTCCGGGAAGAAGTCCCAGAAGAAAGGCGCCGGCGAGAAGAGCGCGGAGGTCAAGGCCGCCAAGGCGAAGGCGCCAGAGGGCAAGAACCCCGAGTAGAGGGATCGAGGCTCAGCCTGGGCCGACGCCGAGGAAGGTGGCGAGGTCGTGCGCGATGCGCGCGGCATCGGCACGGGCTTGCTCGGCGGGGCGGTCGGTGGGGCCCCGCACGTCGACGTAGATCTTGAGCTTCGGTTCGGTACCACTGGGGCGGACCAGCGCCCGGCCGCCGTCGAAGGTCAGTTCGACCACCGCGTCGTCGGGGAGCCACCGGGGCCGTTGGTCCGCTCCGCTCCGCAGGTCGCGCACCGACTCGACCTGCCGACCGGCGAGCGCCTCCGGATGACGGTCGATGCCGATCCGTTCCATCGCGGCCGCCATCTCGGCCGGGCCATCGGGGCCGGCACGGACGATGCTGAGCGGGGCGCTGATCCAGCGACCGTGGGCTCCGTACAGCTCGTCGAGGTAGCCCAGGACGGTCGTGCCTCTGGCGCTGCACGCGGCGGCGAGGTCGGCGAAGGCGACCGCGGCGTTGATCCCGTCCTTGTCCCGGACGAGCTCGCCGACGCAGTAGCCGAGCGCCTCCTCGAAGCCGAGCACGAGCCGCGCCCCCTCAGTCTCGGCGAGGTCGAGGGCAGCGTTGCAGATCCACTTGAAGCCGGTGAGCGTCACCTCGTGACGCGCCCCGTGCGCCTCGGCGATCGCTGTCGCCATCGGCGTGGACACGATCGAGGTCACGACCAGCCGCTCCGCCGCGGCGCGGTCGTGGCGCAGGAGGTGGTCGGCTAAGAGGACGCCGATCTCGTTCCCGTCCAGGGGTCGCCAGCCCGCGTCGCTGTCCGGGACGGCGACGGCGAGTCGGTCGACGTCGGGGTCGTTGGCGAGGACGAGGTCGGCGTCGACCTCGGTGGCCAGTGCGAGCACCGCGTCCAGCGCCCCGGGCTCCTCCGGGTTGGGGAACGGAACGGTCGGGAAACCCCCATCGGGTTCCCGCTGGGAGGCGACCTGGTGGACCTCGTACCCGGCCGCCTCGAGGGCGCATCGGACCGGTTCGCCTCCGACACCGTGCAGCGGGGTGTGCGCGATGCGGAGCGGGACGCGGTCGGTCGAGCTGCGTGCGGCGAGGACGCGCGCGAGGTAGCGGTCGAACATCTCGTCGCCGAGGACGTGCACGCCGTCGATGTCGGCGGGGCGGTCGCCGGGGCGACGCGGTACCTGCCGCGCGGGACCGACCTCGTCGATGGCACGTGCGATGGAGGTGTCGGTGGGCGGCACGATCTGTACGGCGCGGTGGTCGTAGACCTTGTAGCCGTTCCACTCAGGCGGGTTGTGGCTGGCGGTGATGACTACAGCCGCGATGGCCCCCAGCTCCTTGGCAGCGAACGCGACGAGCGGCGTGGGCACGACCCCGTCGAACGCGTGGACCTCGAGCCCGGCAGCTCCGAGCACCCCGGTCGCGTCGGCGGCGAAGCGCTCGCTGTCGGGACGTGCGTCGTGCCCGACCACGACGATGCCGCCTCCGGGCTCGTCGAGGAGGTGTTCAGCCAGGCCCCGGGTCGTGCGGATGACGACCGCACGGTTCATGCGCAGCGGCCCGGCCCCGACCACCCCGCGGATCCCGGCGGTGCCGAACTTCAGCGTCCCGTCCACCCGTGCCGCGAGTGCATCGCGGTCACCGGCCTCGATCAGCTGCTCGAGCTCGGCGCGCGTCGCGGGGTCGGGATCGCCCTCGACCCACGCCCCCGCCCGCCGCAGCACCTCGTCGTCCACGCCCGTCCTTCCGACGAACTTGACTACTTGGCTACGTCTCTGTGCACCCAGGTATTCAAGTTCGTGACCACGACCCCTGTGGGGCGATGGGGCAGCGGGTGCCGTCCCGCTCCATCTCGACGACGCAGCGGTTGCCGTGGTCGCATCCCGACGGGGCAGCGTCGCCGCCTCGCCACCGCTGGGGCAGGTCAGGTTCGTAGAGCAGCGCCCGCGCCATCGCCACGAACGCGAAACCCTCGTCGAGCGCGGCGCGAGCGGTCTCGGGGCGGGTGACTCCGCCGAGGAGCATCAGCGGGGCCGACACCTCGCCGAGGAACCGGCGCGCGCAGGGCAGCAGGAAGGCCTCCTCGAACGGGTACTCGACCATCAGACGTCGCCCGACGACGCGCATACCGAACCGCTGGATCGCCGAAGGCTGCTGATCGATCAAATCCGCGATCGGCACGTCTCCGCGCATCAGGAACATCGGTGTGCGGCTGGTCGATCCGGCGGTGAGCTGCAACGCATCGACGGTCCCGTCGGCATCGATGCCCCGTGCGGCCACGAGGGCGTCCTCGACGTCCAGACGGCGCCGGTAGCCGTCGAGCATGTTCAGCTTCGCGGTCACGGCGGCACGGGCACCCACACCGTCGCGGACGACCGCGAGCACCTCGCGAGGGAACCGCGAACGGGCCTCGGCCGAGCCGCCGTAGCGGTCGCAGCGACGATTGGTCGCGGGGCTCAGGAACTGGCTGAGGAGGTAGCCGTGCCCGACGTGCACCTCCACGCCATCGAAGCCAGCCTCCACCGCGCGGCGAGCCGCAGCGGCGAACGCCCCGCGGATCGTCGCCAGCTCGTCGGTCGAGGCGGGGCGTGCGAGCGTCATGCCCAGGGGGCTGAACGCGCGTGAGGGCCCGAGCGCGGGGCGGCGGTTGACCTTCGCGTTGGCGAAGGTCCCGGCGTGGCCGAGCTGGACGAGGGCGGCGGCACCCTCGGCGTGGACGACGTCGGTGAGTCGCCGCAGCCCGGGAACCGCGTCGTCGTCGAGGACGATCTGATCCCGGTACGTACGGCCCTCAGGGGACACGGCACAGTACGCCACGGTCGTCGCCCCGACACCTCCCGCCGCGTGACGGCGGTGGAACTCCACGAGCTCGTCGGTCACCGCGCCGCGCGGCGTACGCCCCTCGAAGGTCGCGGCCTTGACGAGTCGGTTGCGTAGGCGAGCGGATCCGAGGCTGGCCGTCTCGAACAGCTCCATCGTCACGCGCTCTCCTGGAACCGGGCCGTCTGCACCACCAGGCGATCGACAACCCTACCGTTGACCTACCCTCGATCTCCCGTCGCAGAGGGGTCCCCCGTGAGCGAACGCATCGGCTTCATCGGGCTCGGGATCATGGGATCAGGCATGTCCGGCAACCTCCTCACGGGTGGCTTCGACCTGACCGTGTGGAACCGCACGCCGGCGCGGACCGAGATCCTCGTCGAGGCTGGCGCAGCTCGAGCCGACACGCCGGCCGACCTCGGTGAGGCCGTGGACGTGGTGGTCCTGTGCGTCTCCGACACACCGGACGTGGCAGAGGTGACCCATCAGCTCGTGCCGGGCCTGTCCGAAGGCATGCTCGTCATCGACTGCTCCACCATCAGCCCCGACGTGACGAGGGAGCTGCACGCCAGGATGGCGGAGCGGGGCGTGGGTTGGGTCGACTCGCCGGTGAGCGGGGGCAGCGAGGGCGCGATCGCGGGGACCCTCGCCGCGATGGTCGGAGGCCTCGACCACGATGTCGCCCGGGCACGTCCCGTCCTCGACGCCTTCTGCCGCACCATCACCCACGTCGGCGGCCCCGGCGCGGGACAGGCGTGCAAGCTCGTCAACCAGATCCTCGTCGTCACGACCATGCTGGGCGTCTCCGAGGCGCTCGTGTTCGCCGCGGCCCAAGGACTCGACCTCGACGCGACCATCGACGCCGTCTCGGGCGGGGCGGCGGGGAGCTGGATGCTGGCGCATCGCGGCCCGCAGGTCGTCGACGGCTACTGGGAACCGGGCTTCAGCATCGACCTGCAGCAGAAGGACCTGCGGCTCGTGCTCGAGGCCGCCGACCGCGCCGGGGTGCCCGCGATGGCGACGGGGCTGGTCTTCCAGCTCTACCGCTCGCTGCAGCACGAGGGTCGGGGCGGCGAGGGCAACCACGCGCTGGTCAAGGCCATCGAGAAGCTCGCCGGCATCGAGGCCCGCCGCTCAGCGCGGTGAACCGCTCCCGCTCGGTCCTCAGCCGAGCGCCCCGCCCTCCCTCAGCGCCCCGATGCGCCCCGCGTCGTACCCGAGCACGTCGCTGAGCACCTCGTCGGTGTGCTCGCCGACGGTCGGAGCCTTCGACGGCGGCGGCAGCTCCTCGTCGACGAAGTGCAGCGGCTGGCTGAGCATGTCGGCGCCGTGCTGCTGGTGGTCGTAGATCGCGAACCGTGCCTGGAACTGCGGGTCGGCGGTGACGGTGCGAGGCGTGTTGACCGGGGCGATGGGGGTCTCCGCCTCACCCGAGAAGGCGATCCACTCCGCGCTGGTGCGGCTGCGGAAGATGGCACGCAGCTCCGCCTGCAGCTCGCGGTTGCCGCGGGCGTGGTCGGCGAGCTCGCTGCCGGGCCAGCGCTCGAACAGATCCATCCGGTCGACGCCCTCGCAGAAGTTGCGCCAGAACACTCGCTCGCTCGCCATGAACAGCACGTGCCCGTCCGCCGACTCGTAGATCTGGTAGCGGACGCCCTCCTTCATCCCGGCGGTGCCCGGGGCGCGGCGCTCGTAGTCGTCGGCGGCGTTGCCGGTGACCTCGTCGTCGGGGCGCTCGTAGGCGAGCCA from Actinomycetota bacterium carries:
- a CDS encoding AMP-binding protein codes for the protein MLEARTLWELISKRADATPDAPMVIDDTGRELTFGEYAERVERVGVGLQAWNVKAGDVVSWQLPTWQESMLIVGALSRMRVIQNPILHIYREREVGFIVREAQTKLLIVPEEFGGFDFASFARGIAADVEGLDVKLITRPGLAEVDQLEDLPKPPRTDFEDEAPVRWYFYTSGTTANPKGAQHTDATIMAVSRGMCESLELTPDDRSALVFPFPHIGGIIWLFSSLLVGFPNVIDQAFNPETTIGFLDGQDVTLAGAGTYFHQAYLAAKKENAKLFSSVRGFPGGGAPKPPQLHHAMREAWPDSAGILSGYGLTEAPILTMATPDDEDEALANTEGRAMPGVELKLVTLDGEVATAGEEGEVRAKAPQLMVGYLDASLGEEAFDEDGFFRTGDLGKLDEDGFLTITGRVKDVIIRKGENISAKEVEDVLYDHDAIADVAVIGLPDDETGERACAVLVVADGADAPTLPDVQGFLEQQKLNKRKWPEQVEVVDALPRSPAGKVLKFELRDRFAGTERPQPVASDDADEQAAEEKSAKDESSAKKKTKKKTKKSSKGSGKKSQKKGAGEKSAEVKAAKAKAPEGKNPE
- a CDS encoding NADH:flavin oxidoreductase codes for the protein MELFETASLGSARLRNRLVKAATFEGRTPRGAVTDELVEFHRRHAAGGVGATTVAYCAVSPEGRTYRDQIVLDDDAVPGLRRLTDVVHAEGAAALVQLGHAGTFANAKVNRRPALGPSRAFSPLGMTLARPASTDELATIRGAFAAAARRAVEAGFDGVEVHVGHGYLLSQFLSPATNRRCDRYGGSAEARSRFPREVLAVVRDGVGARAAVTAKLNMLDGYRRRLDVEDALVAARGIDADGTVDALQLTAGSTSRTPMFLMRGDVPIADLIDQQPSAIQRFGMRVVGRRLMVEYPFEEAFLLPCARRFLGEVSAPLMLLGGVTRPETARAALDEGFAFVAMARALLYEPDLPQRWRGGDAAPSGCDHGNRCVVEMERDGTRCPIAPQGSWSRT
- a CDS encoding NAD(P)-dependent oxidoreductase → MSERIGFIGLGIMGSGMSGNLLTGGFDLTVWNRTPARTEILVEAGAARADTPADLGEAVDVVVLCVSDTPDVAEVTHQLVPGLSEGMLVIDCSTISPDVTRELHARMAERGVGWVDSPVSGGSEGAIAGTLAAMVGGLDHDVARARPVLDAFCRTITHVGGPGAGQACKLVNQILVVTTMLGVSEALVFAAAQGLDLDATIDAVSGGAAGSWMLAHRGPQVVDGYWEPGFSIDLQQKDLRLVLEAADRAGVPAMATGLVFQLYRSLQHEGRGGEGNHALVKAIEKLAGIEARRSAR
- a CDS encoding enoyl-CoA hydratase/isomerase family protein, producing MTAETVRLERDGDVAVLTLDRPERHNAFTDAMDDELFAAWERLHDDRSVRAIVWRGEGPSFSSGRDTEELGQRPDGVSDLDYIARGHRYTRLLLTMPAPVVVALKGWVIGGSFERALLCDLRIAADDARMMLPEVKHGVIPDSAGVARLFQMAGHGVAADLALTGRVMDADEALRHGVVSRVTAVEELDEVALEIAHTIAAFPPLAVRMAMQTVRGLANPPVEDTLTHEMLAQTVVMAGDEFRARREARDRS
- a CDS encoding phospho-sugar mutase; protein product: MDDEVLRRAGAWVEGDPDPATRAELEQLIEAGDRDALAARVDGTLKFGTAGIRGVVGAGPLRMNRAVVIRTTRGLAEHLLDEPGGGIVVVGHDARPDSERFAADATGVLGAAGLEVHAFDGVVPTPLVAFAAKELGAIAAVVITASHNPPEWNGYKVYDHRAVQIVPPTDTSIARAIDEVGPARQVPRRPGDRPADIDGVHVLGDEMFDRYLARVLAARSSTDRVPLRIAHTPLHGVGGEPVRCALEAAGYEVHQVASQREPDGGFPTVPFPNPEEPGALDAVLALATEVDADLVLANDPDVDRLAVAVPDSDAGWRPLDGNEIGVLLADHLLRHDRAAAERLVVTSIVSTPMATAIAEAHGARHEVTLTGFKWICNAALDLAETEGARLVLGFEEALGYCVGELVRDKDGINAAVAFADLAAACSARGTTVLGYLDELYGAHGRWISAPLSIVRAGPDGPAEMAAAMERIGIDRHPEALAGRQVESVRDLRSGADQRPRWLPDDAVVELTFDGGRALVRPSGTEPKLKIYVDVRGPTDRPAEQARADAARIAHDLATFLGVGPG